A region of Methyloversatilis discipulorum DNA encodes the following proteins:
- a CDS encoding TlpA disulfide reductase family protein gives MKIMDRKWVSPLVLLALIAVVWLLRGTGHPEQVPALQVALLDGGRIDFGHADGKVRLVNFWSTSCGPCIRGMPGLADTHRRHAARGFEVVAVAMSYDAPSHVQDFAQREKLPFRVGFDPVGELDRGFGGIRATPTSFLVDRDGRIVKRIIGNPDHRQLDALIDTLLPPAS, from the coding sequence ATGAAGATTATGGATCGCAAATGGGTATCACCGTTAGTGTTGCTGGCGCTGATTGCAGTGGTGTGGCTGCTGCGCGGCACCGGTCATCCGGAGCAGGTGCCGGCGCTGCAGGTCGCGCTGCTGGACGGCGGCCGCATCGACTTCGGACACGCCGACGGGAAGGTGCGCCTGGTGAACTTCTGGTCGACGTCCTGTGGCCCCTGCATCCGCGGCATGCCGGGCCTGGCCGATACGCACCGCCGGCACGCGGCGCGCGGTTTCGAGGTGGTGGCGGTTGCCATGTCCTACGACGCGCCGAGCCATGTGCAGGATTTCGCGCAGCGCGAAAAGCTGCCGTTTCGCGTAGGCTTCGACCCGGTCGGCGAGCTGGACCGCGGTTTCGGCGGCATCCGGGCGACGCCGACCAGCTTCCTGGTCGACCGCGATGGCCGCATCGTCAAACGCATCATCGGTAACCCGGATCACAGACAGCTCGACGCGCTGATCGACACACTGCTCCCGCCCGCTTCCTGA
- a CDS encoding DUF4197 domain-containing protein, with amino-acid sequence MRAIVGFVACLVMCTQVWALSLSDLSDKDAGGGLKEALTQGASKAVDLLGKQDGFLKNAKVKIPMPDGLRQAEKLMRTFGMKKQADELITAMNRAAEAAVPEAKELLVGAVKDMSVDDAKKILTGGDTSGTEYFKGKTSAQLRERFKPIVQKAMDKVGLAKTYEKFASKGAKYGVISKEDADLDNYVTEKALDGLFTMVAEEEKAIRKNPVGAAGSLAKKVFGALR; translated from the coding sequence ATGCGTGCGATTGTCGGTTTTGTGGCGTGTCTTGTCATGTGCACCCAGGTCTGGGCACTGTCACTGTCCGACCTGTCGGACAAGGACGCCGGAGGTGGCCTGAAGGAGGCGCTGACCCAGGGCGCATCGAAGGCGGTCGATCTGCTGGGCAAGCAGGACGGTTTCCTGAAGAACGCCAAGGTGAAGATTCCGATGCCCGACGGCCTGCGCCAGGCGGAGAAGCTGATGCGCACCTTCGGCATGAAGAAGCAGGCGGACGAACTGATCACCGCGATGAACCGCGCCGCCGAGGCGGCGGTACCGGAAGCGAAGGAACTGCTGGTCGGCGCGGTCAAGGACATGAGCGTCGACGACGCGAAGAAGATACTGACCGGTGGCGACACCTCCGGCACCGAGTATTTCAAGGGCAAGACCTCGGCCCAGTTGAGGGAACGCTTCAAGCCCATCGTGCAGAAGGCGATGGACAAGGTAGGGCTGGCCAAGACCTACGAGAAGTTCGCGTCCAAGGGCGCGAAGTACGGCGTGATCAGCAAGGAAGACGCCGACCTCGACAACTACGTGACGGAGAAGGCGCTCGACGGCCTGTTCACGATGGTGGCCGAGGAAGAGAAGGCGATCCGCAAGAACCCGGTCGGCGCCGCCGGCAGCCTGGCGAAGAAGGTGTTCGGCGCGCTGCGCTAG
- a CDS encoding Tex family protein — MLPPIEQRLAAELGARPQQINAAVALLDEGATVPFISRYRKEATGGLDDTQLRLLEERLGYLRELEERRVAVIASIDEQGKLTPALRAEIENADSKQRLEDLYLPYKQKRRTKAQIAREAGIEPLADALLADPTLTPEAEAAKFLNAEAGFADAKAVLDGARQILMERFAESAELVGALRDYVTEHGVVVATVADGKDNDAEAAKFRDYFAYREKLADIPSHRALALFRGRNEEALRVKLALDTDPEDGSRSPEPNPCERRVMTHAGIRDQGRAADRWLVDTARWTWSVKLSVHIELDLMGELRSRAELEAIRVFAKNLKDLLLAAPAGPRVTMGLDPGIRTGVKVAVVDATGKLVDTATIYPHEPRRDWDGSLHVLSALAQKHGVQLIAIGNGTASRETDKLAADLIRLKPELAMTKIVVSEAGASVYSASELAAKEFPGLDVSLRGAVSIARRLQDPLAELVKIDPKAIGVGQYQHDVSQTKLARSLDAVVEDCVNAVGVDVNTASAPLLARISGLNSTLAQNIVAHRDAHGAFPSRKALLSVPRLGDKTFEQCAGFLRIMNGDNPLDASAVHPEAYPVVERILADVQKRARELIGDAATVKKLSAQKYTDERFGLPTVQDILRELEKPGRDPRPEFKTASFRDGVEDMKDLELGMQLEGVVTNVTNFGAFVDIGVHQDGLVHVSAIANRYVKDPAEVVKAGDIVKVKVVEVDLARKRIALTMRLGDEVVKKPAGGSRDNRGARPDSRAMAKAKEAPAANNALAAAFAKAAKR; from the coding sequence ATGCTCCCACCGATCGAACAGCGGCTCGCCGCAGAACTGGGCGCACGCCCGCAACAGATCAACGCCGCCGTCGCCCTGCTGGACGAAGGCGCGACCGTGCCCTTCATTTCGCGCTACCGCAAGGAAGCCACCGGCGGCCTCGACGACACGCAACTGCGCCTGCTGGAGGAACGGCTCGGCTACCTGCGCGAGCTGGAAGAGCGCCGCGTCGCGGTGATCGCCAGCATCGACGAACAGGGCAAGCTCACGCCAGCGCTGCGCGCCGAGATCGAGAACGCCGACAGCAAGCAGCGGCTGGAAGATCTGTATCTGCCCTACAAGCAGAAGCGTCGCACCAAGGCGCAGATCGCGCGCGAAGCGGGCATCGAGCCGCTGGCCGACGCGCTGCTGGCCGACCCGACACTGACGCCGGAAGCCGAAGCCGCGAAGTTCCTGAACGCCGAAGCCGGCTTCGCCGACGCCAAGGCGGTGCTCGACGGCGCGCGGCAGATCCTGATGGAACGCTTCGCCGAGAGCGCGGAGCTCGTCGGCGCGCTGCGCGACTACGTGACCGAGCATGGCGTGGTCGTCGCCACGGTGGCGGACGGCAAGGACAACGACGCCGAAGCGGCCAAGTTCCGCGACTACTTCGCCTACCGCGAAAAGCTGGCCGACATTCCGTCGCACCGTGCGCTGGCGCTGTTCCGCGGTCGCAACGAAGAGGCGCTGCGGGTGAAGCTGGCGCTCGATACCGACCCGGAAGACGGCAGCCGCTCGCCCGAGCCCAACCCCTGCGAACGCCGTGTCATGACGCATGCCGGCATCCGCGACCAGGGCCGTGCCGCCGATCGCTGGCTGGTCGACACCGCGCGCTGGACCTGGAGCGTCAAGCTGTCGGTGCACATCGAGCTCGACCTGATGGGTGAGCTGCGCAGCCGTGCCGAACTGGAAGCGATCCGCGTGTTCGCCAAGAACCTGAAGGACCTGCTGCTGGCCGCACCGGCCGGCCCGCGCGTCACCATGGGCCTGGACCCCGGCATCCGCACCGGCGTGAAGGTGGCGGTGGTGGACGCCACCGGCAAGCTGGTCGATACCGCCACCATCTACCCGCACGAGCCCCGCCGCGACTGGGACGGGTCACTGCATGTGCTATCCGCACTCGCGCAGAAGCACGGCGTGCAGCTGATCGCCATCGGCAACGGCACGGCCAGCCGCGAAACCGACAAGCTGGCGGCTGACCTCATCAGGCTGAAGCCGGAACTGGCGATGACCAAGATCGTCGTGTCGGAAGCGGGGGCGTCGGTGTATTCGGCGTCGGAACTGGCGGCGAAGGAATTCCCGGGCCTGGATGTGAGCCTGCGCGGGGCGGTGTCCATCGCCCGCCGGCTGCAGGACCCGCTGGCCGAACTGGTGAAGATTGACCCCAAGGCCATCGGCGTCGGTCAGTACCAGCACGACGTCAGTCAGACCAAGCTCGCGCGCTCGCTCGACGCGGTGGTCGAGGACTGCGTCAATGCCGTGGGCGTCGACGTGAACACCGCGTCCGCCCCGCTGCTGGCGCGCATTTCCGGCCTGAACTCGACGCTGGCGCAGAACATCGTCGCCCATCGCGACGCGCACGGCGCTTTCCCCTCGCGCAAGGCCCTGCTGTCGGTGCCGCGCCTGGGCGACAAGACCTTCGAACAGTGCGCCGGCTTCCTGCGCATCATGAATGGCGACAATCCGCTGGATGCTTCGGCGGTGCATCCGGAAGCCTATCCGGTGGTCGAGCGGATACTGGCCGATGTGCAGAAGAGGGCGCGCGAGCTGATCGGCGACGCCGCCACGGTGAAGAAGCTGTCGGCGCAGAAATACACCGACGAGCGCTTCGGCCTGCCCACCGTGCAGGACATCCTGCGCGAACTGGAAAAGCCGGGCCGCGACCCGCGGCCGGAGTTCAAGACGGCCAGCTTCCGCGACGGCGTAGAGGACATGAAGGACCTCGAACTGGGCATGCAGCTCGAAGGTGTGGTGACCAACGTGACCAACTTCGGCGCCTTCGTCGACATCGGCGTGCACCAGGACGGGCTGGTCCACGTGTCGGCCATCGCCAACCGCTACGTGAAGGACCCGGCCGAAGTGGTGAAGGCGGGCGACATCGTCAAGGTGAAGGTGGTCGAGGTCGACCTGGCGCGCAAGCGCATCGCGCTGACCATGCGGCTGGGTGACGAGGTGGTGAAGAAGCCGGCCGGCGGAAGCCGCGACAACCGCGGCGCCCGCCCCGACTCGCGGGCGATGGCAAAGGCCAAGGAAGCACCGGCCGCCAACAACGCGCTGGCCGCAGCATTCGCGAAGGCCGCGAAACGCTGA
- a CDS encoding UvrD-helicase domain-containing protein, producing MLSDMNAPQREAVKYLDGPLLVLAGAGSGKTRVITRKIAYLVQECGFDPRNIAAITFTNKAAKEMQERASHLLEGRAGKQLNISTFHALGVKMLRTEAKAAGLKPAFSILDSSDATAIVSDISKETEKSRLRALVSRISGWKNAMLPPSAAASHAADEMEALAARVYEEYERTLRAYQAVDFDDLIGIPARLLASDEELLERWQRRLRYLLIDEYQDTNSCQYQIVKLLAGHRGAFTAVGDDDQAIYAWRGADVENLRNLQTDYPKLKVIKLEQNYRSMQRILSAANTLIARNEKLFDKKLWSDMGRGDPITLFVARDAEHEAESVAMRIASHKFEHRGKFSDYAVLYRGNHQARVIETALREQKIPYVISGGQSFFDRAEIKDVMAYLRLIANGDDDPAFIRAVTTPKRGIGGMSLEALGRYAGERHIGLFAAMFETGAEHALPARALTPLREFGDFINRLEWRARTEAPRLLLEDLLRGIGYETWLFEQFEPKEAEARWNNVREFVDWMGRKGEEDGKTLLELTQTVALITMLDKRDDGEERDAVQLSTLHASKGLEYKHVFLIGLEEGILPHRESIDGGKIEEERRLMYVGITRAQRTLTLSHCERRKSGRESRDCEPSRFISEMGEDVQRPKKDGAAPTAEDRATNVARLEAMKALLAGKGPAGG from the coding sequence ATGCTGTCCGACATGAACGCGCCTCAGCGCGAGGCGGTGAAATATCTCGACGGCCCACTGCTGGTGCTGGCCGGTGCCGGCTCGGGCAAGACGCGCGTGATCACGCGCAAGATCGCCTATCTGGTGCAGGAGTGCGGCTTCGACCCGCGCAACATCGCCGCCATCACCTTCACCAACAAGGCGGCCAAGGAAATGCAGGAGCGCGCCTCGCACCTGCTCGAAGGGCGCGCCGGCAAGCAGCTCAACATTTCGACCTTCCACGCGCTGGGCGTGAAGATGCTGCGCACCGAAGCGAAGGCGGCGGGGCTCAAGCCCGCCTTCTCGATACTCGATTCGTCGGATGCGACGGCCATCGTGTCCGACATTTCGAAGGAAACCGAAAAGTCGCGGCTGCGCGCGCTGGTGTCGCGCATATCGGGCTGGAAGAACGCAATGCTGCCGCCGTCGGCCGCCGCCTCGCACGCCGCGGACGAGATGGAGGCGCTGGCCGCCCGCGTCTATGAAGAGTACGAACGCACGCTGCGCGCCTACCAGGCGGTCGATTTCGACGACCTGATCGGCATCCCGGCGCGCCTGCTCGCCAGCGACGAAGAACTGCTCGAACGCTGGCAGCGCCGGCTGCGCTACCTGCTGATCGACGAGTACCAGGACACCAACAGCTGCCAGTACCAGATCGTCAAACTGCTGGCCGGCCATCGCGGCGCCTTCACCGCGGTCGGCGACGACGATCAGGCCATCTACGCCTGGCGCGGCGCCGACGTCGAGAACCTGCGCAATCTGCAGACCGATTACCCGAAGCTGAAGGTGATCAAGCTCGAACAGAACTACCGTTCGATGCAGCGCATCCTGTCGGCCGCCAACACGCTGATCGCGCGCAACGAAAAGCTGTTCGACAAGAAGTTGTGGTCCGACATGGGGCGCGGCGACCCGATCACGCTGTTCGTCGCGCGCGATGCCGAGCACGAGGCGGAGAGCGTGGCCATGCGCATCGCCTCGCACAAGTTCGAACACCGCGGAAAGTTCAGCGACTACGCAGTGCTCTACCGCGGCAATCACCAGGCACGGGTGATCGAAACGGCGCTGCGCGAGCAGAAGATTCCCTATGTCATCAGTGGCGGCCAGAGCTTCTTCGATCGCGCCGAAATCAAGGACGTGATGGCCTATCTGCGGCTAATCGCCAACGGCGACGATGACCCGGCCTTCATCCGCGCGGTGACGACGCCCAAGCGCGGCATCGGCGGCATGAGCCTGGAAGCGCTCGGCCGCTACGCCGGCGAGCGCCACATCGGGCTGTTCGCCGCGATGTTCGAAACCGGCGCCGAGCACGCGCTGCCTGCACGCGCACTGACACCGCTGCGCGAATTCGGCGACTTCATCAACCGGCTCGAATGGCGCGCCCGCACCGAGGCACCGCGCCTGCTGCTGGAGGATTTGCTGCGCGGCATCGGCTACGAAACCTGGCTGTTCGAACAGTTCGAGCCGAAAGAGGCGGAAGCGCGCTGGAACAATGTGCGCGAGTTCGTCGACTGGATGGGCCGCAAGGGCGAGGAAGACGGCAAGACGCTGCTGGAACTGACACAGACCGTTGCGCTGATCACCATGCTGGACAAGCGCGACGACGGCGAGGAACGCGACGCGGTGCAGCTGTCGACGCTGCACGCGTCGAAAGGCCTGGAGTACAAGCACGTGTTCCTGATCGGCCTGGAGGAAGGCATCCTGCCGCACCGCGAATCCATCGACGGCGGCAAGATCGAGGAAGAGCGGCGGCTGATGTATGTCGGCATCACGCGCGCGCAGCGCACGCTCACGCTGAGCCATTGCGAGCGCCGCAAGAGCGGCCGCGAATCGCGCGACTGCGAGCCGTCGCGCTTCATTTCCGAAATGGGCGAGGACGTGCAGCGGCCGAAAAAGGACGGTGCCGCCCCGACCGCCGAAGACCGCGCCACCAACGTCGCGCGGCTGGAGGCGATGAAGGCACTGCTGGCCGGCAAGGGCCCGGCGGGCGGCTGA
- a CDS encoding c-type cytochrome, producing MSDAHEEHETLIKTPQQLIAVVVLSFVVFVGLGVLVAQYVSSGYKGASNPDPEVVSRAIQPVAQLALGEPEAKGPKTGEQIYKGACAACHDAGMAGAPKLGDSGAWASRIATGLDALVKSAINGKGAMPAKGGNASLSDEEITRAVAYMGNKAGANFAEPKAADAADAAAEPAADAAAAPAAPVEAAAIAAPAYEEKK from the coding sequence ATGTCGGACGCGCACGAAGAGCACGAAACTCTCATCAAGACGCCGCAACAGCTGATCGCGGTGGTCGTACTGTCATTTGTGGTGTTTGTCGGTCTGGGCGTGCTGGTGGCCCAGTACGTGTCGTCCGGCTATAAGGGCGCCAGCAATCCTGATCCGGAAGTGGTGTCGCGTGCGATCCAGCCGGTTGCGCAACTCGCGCTGGGCGAACCGGAAGCCAAGGGCCCGAAGACGGGCGAGCAGATCTACAAGGGTGCCTGTGCCGCCTGTCACGACGCCGGCATGGCCGGCGCGCCGAAGCTGGGCGACAGCGGCGCCTGGGCCAGCCGCATTGCCACCGGCCTCGACGCGCTGGTGAAATCGGCGATCAACGGCAAGGGCGCAATGCCGGCCAAGGGCGGCAACGCCTCGCTGAGCGATGAAGAGATCACGCGCGCGGTCGCCTACATGGGCAACAAGGCGGGTGCGAACTTCGCCGAGCCGAAGGCGGCCGATGCAGCCGATGCCGCTGCTGAGCCGGCTGCCGATGCCGCCGCTGCTCCGGCTGCGCCGGTCGAAGCCGCCGCCATCGCAGCGCCGGCTTACGAAGAGAAGAAGTAA